Proteins encoded within one genomic window of Streptomyces kaniharaensis:
- a CDS encoding HAD family acid phosphatase yields MLDSTLTSRTRKLTTLAVGVVAGAVVVGGGIAAADAAAPKTDRQITNMTDEVAKIKAYYGDTVDAKGEHWASPDSNYANQVRGIESQAKKYLAQRVKHDHSGKKAIVLDVDDTSLSTYNYELETTFVYSPAGNAQYIATKTMPAVFGMNDLATWAEQQGYTVFYITGRPEEQRTPTAANLAAVGFPAADSSHLFMKNKTSPAPYLPCGANCTVTEYKSGTRAHIESLGYDIVGNFGDQNSDLAGGHADKGFKLPNPMYYLP; encoded by the coding sequence ATGCTCGACAGCACCCTGACGTCCCGTACGCGGAAGCTGACCACCCTTGCCGTCGGCGTTGTCGCCGGCGCGGTGGTGGTCGGCGGGGGGATAGCGGCGGCCGACGCCGCCGCCCCCAAGACTGACCGTCAGATCACGAACATGACTGACGAGGTGGCCAAGATCAAGGCGTACTACGGTGACACCGTCGACGCCAAGGGCGAGCACTGGGCCTCCCCGGACAGCAACTACGCCAACCAGGTCCGGGGCATCGAGTCCCAGGCGAAGAAGTACCTGGCGCAGCGCGTCAAGCACGACCACTCCGGCAAGAAGGCCATCGTCCTCGACGTCGACGACACCTCGCTGTCCACGTACAACTACGAGCTGGAGACCACCTTCGTCTACAGCCCGGCGGGCAACGCCCAGTACATCGCCACGAAGACCATGCCGGCCGTCTTCGGCATGAACGACCTGGCGACCTGGGCAGAGCAGCAGGGCTACACGGTCTTCTACATCACCGGCCGCCCCGAGGAGCAGCGCACCCCCACGGCGGCCAACCTCGCCGCCGTCGGATTCCCCGCCGCGGACTCTTCGCACCTGTTCATGAAGAACAAGACCTCGCCCGCGCCGTACCTGCCGTGCGGGGCGAACTGCACCGTCACCGAGTACAAGTCCGGTACCCGGGCCCACATCGAGAGCCTCGGTTACGACATCGTGGGCAACTTCGGCGACCAGAACAGCGACCTGGCCGGCGGCCACGCGGACAAGGGCTTCAAGCTGCCCAACCCGATGTACTACCTGCCGTAG
- a CDS encoding thiopeptide maturation pyridine synthase, producing the protein MTESTWRSVNVYHHDGDRTDLLLDAVRPFLRAVAPATSRVWFQPHWRRGPHVRIPIQASAETFDTVVAPAAADILGAYLRAHPSTAVLDEQAALEQHRLLARYEREQGPLTPWAANNSVEVEPFDRRLSVLGGQAAADLLADYYVDTNDTVFAVLDRVRGGGSRMALAVDLFIAAAHRFLPPVTYGYLSYRGHADAFLAKHPDGLRERFDRVYESNAERFRQRVVTITAAADYHEVLPFGSLLDTLLRYRNRADELIRAGELALDTDANGQPEEWGSSWSAWSDRSPFHRTLGGHRGAADQLGGWNTFQQYRVVLNWLYLNMYRIGIGELERNLVCHVVSRAVEDVNGVTAMDRIQDLIGFVDSGGRL; encoded by the coding sequence ATGACGGAGTCCACCTGGCGCAGCGTGAACGTCTACCATCACGACGGCGACCGGACCGATCTGCTGCTCGACGCGGTGCGCCCGTTCCTGCGCGCCGTGGCCCCCGCGACCTCCCGGGTCTGGTTCCAGCCGCACTGGCGGCGCGGGCCGCACGTCCGCATCCCGATCCAGGCGAGCGCCGAGACCTTCGACACCGTGGTCGCTCCGGCCGCGGCGGACATCCTCGGCGCGTACCTGCGGGCGCACCCGTCCACGGCGGTGCTCGACGAGCAGGCCGCGCTGGAGCAGCACCGGCTGCTCGCCCGGTACGAGCGCGAGCAGGGGCCGTTGACCCCGTGGGCGGCCAACAACTCCGTCGAGGTCGAGCCCTTCGACCGGCGCCTGTCCGTCCTCGGCGGGCAGGCCGCGGCCGACCTGCTCGCCGACTACTACGTGGACACCAACGACACCGTCTTCGCCGTCCTGGACCGGGTCCGCGGCGGCGGTTCGAGGATGGCGCTCGCGGTCGACCTGTTCATCGCGGCGGCGCACCGGTTCCTGCCGCCGGTGACCTACGGCTACCTCTCCTACCGCGGGCACGCCGACGCCTTCCTCGCCAAGCACCCCGACGGTCTGCGCGAGCGGTTCGACCGGGTCTACGAGAGCAACGCGGAGCGCTTCAGGCAACGGGTCGTCACCATCACGGCGGCGGCCGACTACCACGAGGTGCTGCCGTTCGGCAGCCTGCTCGACACCCTGCTGCGCTACCGCAACCGGGCCGACGAGCTGATCCGGGCCGGGGAGCTGGCGCTCGACACCGACGCGAACGGCCAACCGGAGGAGTGGGGTTCGAGCTGGAGCGCCTGGTCCGACCGCAGCCCGTTCCACCGGACGCTCGGCGGCCACCGGGGGGCGGCGGACCAACTCGGCGGCTGGAACACCTTCCAGCAGTACCGGGTCGTCCTCAACTGGCTGTATCTGAACATGTACCGGATCGGCATCGGCGAGCTGGAACGCAACCTGGTCTGCCACGTGGTCTCCCGGGCCGTGGAGGACGTGAACGGGGTGACCGCGATGGACAGGATCCAGGACCTGATCGGCTTCGTCGACAGCGGCGGTCGTCTGTAG
- a CDS encoding lantibiotic dehydratase, translating to MSSRHPTTVAPTFGVRVAALPAAVTERLVDKRLRDALLATAGTATELTARAAALSDRCHAVIGALPDPAAKPKLVALRRRVHQLRDTSRLLADPLVAAALGHELAADVAEFGHSVDRYRAERAELPALLAEAERAVTAALREIGAHPRFDQGLAHASPTLREVLRRRPGRQELIRLAVYVARAAVKTSPFSTFTASGLGRFVPDGPALRWTATAPARSVVELDLAALVPLAAERTGATSTRVGVNPSARVVSGAVQFLGPAPREELLSLPLTASLRHCLRTAAARPTLAELTAGLPAPPDQAAGYLRSLLAAGLLLAEPDLDEHGPDPLGQLVRRAPELAPVREALRAYAHADGSERAVLGATLSERLAPLGVTGRLRDVVTEQSVIPGVVIEAGLPSWQAALDDLALTCRLLAVFDHTLPFKLAIASFVRERFGVGTPVPFDRFYAELVRGGREAMRLHPAAVAFAATGLTGTLAASPIAEVRRLAGLIGEVRRSLPDRRRIAQVLDALPAWVRPVGSVAVYAQYDGGQLVVNAVNSGFGRGRSQLRRLLSAVGGDPLPVAAVHPGGARYAEFAQTLATSLNQREFALPERLDYPPPARLTVGVGADGLPVLLDGGTAVRPVHGGLSYERQLPPVMALLVEAFGENPILLRPDQPLQHDAAAGTGTGRVLHAPRLDVGRVVLRRATWVAQPGTLPRRAAGQSDADFLLLLAAWLTEHGIPPRFFASVLRLGDGSAGSLARDRARKPLLVDIGSPPLVMAFEKLAADPAAAAVFSEVAPEPETALTDHEGLPRVTEFLIELNCQGDGR from the coding sequence ATGAGCAGCCGTCACCCCACCACCGTCGCCCCCACCTTCGGGGTCCGGGTCGCGGCCCTGCCGGCGGCCGTGACCGAGCGGCTGGTCGACAAGCGGCTGCGCGACGCGCTGCTGGCGACGGCGGGCACGGCCACCGAGCTGACGGCCCGCGCGGCCGCGCTGTCCGACCGCTGCCACGCGGTGATCGGGGCGCTCCCGGACCCGGCCGCCAAGCCGAAGCTGGTCGCGCTGCGGCGCCGCGTGCACCAGCTGCGGGACACGTCGAGACTGCTGGCCGATCCGCTGGTCGCCGCCGCCCTCGGCCACGAACTGGCCGCTGATGTCGCCGAGTTCGGGCACAGCGTGGACCGGTACCGGGCCGAGCGTGCGGAGCTGCCGGCGCTGCTGGCCGAGGCGGAGCGGGCCGTGACCGCCGCCCTGCGGGAGATCGGCGCCCACCCCCGCTTCGACCAGGGCCTCGCCCATGCCAGCCCCACCCTGCGCGAGGTGCTGCGGCGCAGGCCGGGCCGACAGGAGCTGATCCGGCTGGCCGTCTACGTCGCCCGGGCCGCCGTCAAGACCAGCCCGTTCAGCACCTTCACCGCGAGCGGCCTGGGCCGCTTCGTCCCGGACGGTCCGGCGCTGCGCTGGACCGCGACCGCACCGGCTCGGTCGGTCGTCGAGCTCGATCTCGCGGCGCTGGTCCCGCTGGCCGCAGAACGGACCGGGGCGACCAGTACTCGGGTCGGCGTCAACCCGAGCGCGCGGGTGGTCTCGGGCGCCGTCCAGTTCCTCGGCCCGGCGCCGAGGGAGGAACTGCTCAGCCTGCCGCTGACCGCGTCGCTGCGGCACTGCCTGCGGACCGCCGCCGCCCGGCCGACCCTCGCCGAGCTGACCGCCGGACTTCCCGCGCCGCCGGACCAGGCCGCCGGGTATCTGCGCTCGCTGCTGGCAGCCGGACTGCTGCTGGCCGAGCCCGATCTCGACGAGCACGGCCCCGACCCGCTCGGCCAGTTGGTGCGGCGCGCACCCGAGCTGGCTCCGGTCCGGGAGGCGCTGCGCGCCTACGCGCACGCCGACGGATCCGAGCGGGCCGTGCTCGGGGCGACGCTGTCCGAACGCCTCGCGCCGCTCGGCGTCACCGGCCGGCTGCGGGACGTGGTGACCGAGCAGTCGGTCATCCCCGGCGTGGTGATCGAGGCGGGTCTGCCGTCGTGGCAGGCGGCCCTCGACGATCTGGCCCTCACCTGCCGGCTGTTGGCCGTCTTCGACCACACGCTGCCGTTCAAGCTGGCGATCGCCTCGTTCGTCAGGGAGCGGTTCGGAGTGGGGACGCCGGTGCCGTTCGACCGGTTCTACGCCGAGCTGGTGCGGGGCGGCCGTGAGGCGATGCGCCTGCATCCGGCCGCCGTCGCCTTCGCCGCGACCGGGTTGACCGGGACCCTGGCCGCCAGCCCGATCGCGGAGGTGCGCCGACTGGCCGGCCTGATCGGCGAGGTGCGGCGTTCGCTGCCGGACCGGCGGCGGATCGCGCAGGTGCTGGATGCGCTCCCGGCCTGGGTGCGCCCGGTGGGATCGGTCGCGGTCTACGCCCAGTACGACGGCGGGCAGTTGGTCGTCAACGCGGTCAACTCCGGCTTCGGCCGCGGCCGCTCCCAGCTGCGCCGGTTGCTGAGCGCCGTCGGCGGGGATCCGCTCCCGGTCGCGGCGGTGCACCCGGGCGGGGCGAGGTACGCCGAGTTCGCGCAGACCCTGGCCACCTCGCTCAACCAGCGCGAGTTCGCCCTGCCGGAGCGCCTCGACTACCCGCCGCCCGCCCGGCTGACCGTCGGCGTGGGAGCGGACGGTCTGCCGGTCCTGCTCGACGGCGGAACGGCCGTCCGCCCCGTCCACGGCGGGCTCTCCTACGAGCGACAGCTCCCCCCCGTGATGGCCCTGCTGGTGGAGGCGTTCGGCGAGAACCCGATCCTGCTCCGGCCCGACCAGCCGCTGCAGCACGACGCCGCCGCGGGGACCGGGACGGGCCGGGTCCTGCACGCGCCGCGGCTGGACGTCGGGCGCGTGGTGCTCAGGCGGGCCACCTGGGTGGCCCAGCCGGGGACCCTGCCGCGCCGCGCGGCCGGCCAGTCCGACGCGGACTTCCTGCTCCTGCTGGCGGCCTGGCTGACCGAACACGGCATCCCGCCCCGGTTCTTCGCCTCCGTGCTGCGCCTGGGCGACGGCTCGGCCGGCTCACTCGCCCGCGACCGGGCCCGAAAACCGCTGCTGGTCGACATCGGCTCGCCGCCGCTGGTGATGGCCTTCGAGAAACTGGCTGCCGATCCGGCCGCCGCGGCGGTCTTCTCCGAGGTCGCGCCGGAGCCGGAGACGGCACTCACCGACCACGAGGGCCTGCCGCGGGTGACCGAATTCCTGATCGAGCTGAACTGTCAAGGAGATGGACGATGA
- a CDS encoding winged helix-turn-helix transcriptional regulator — protein MATSESGAAVNGARRPNDDPSRPILEQIADKWSMTVLAVLSEPKRFNEIKRQLEGVTQRVLTQTLRRLERNGMIRRRVLPTSPVGVEYSLTRLGESLREPFSRLHTWAVDNTDEIRAHQKEYDRRMLDYGTPLPPGPASAPPGGSPEGRPSML, from the coding sequence ATGGCTACTTCCGAGTCCGGTGCCGCCGTGAACGGCGCCCGTCGACCCAATGACGACCCGAGCCGCCCGATCCTCGAGCAGATCGCCGACAAGTGGTCGATGACCGTCCTGGCGGTCCTCAGCGAGCCCAAGCGGTTCAACGAGATCAAGCGTCAGTTGGAGGGGGTGACCCAGCGGGTGCTGACCCAGACCCTGCGCCGGTTGGAGCGCAACGGGATGATCAGACGTCGGGTGCTGCCGACCTCGCCGGTCGGGGTCGAGTACTCGCTGACCCGGCTCGGCGAATCCCTGCGAGAGCCGTTCAGCCGGCTGCACACCTGGGCCGTCGACAACACGGACGAGATCCGGGCGCACCAGAAGGAATACGACCGGCGGATGCTCGATTACGGAACCCCCCTGCCCCCGGGGCCCGCCTCGGCTCCCCCGGGCGGATCCCCCGAAGGGCGTCCCTCGATGCTGTGA
- a CDS encoding ABC transporter permease, with protein sequence MTTLAETAEPDTSPDAGRRPRYDLGSVLRTFLAVLWRDVFTTTRRPTAFLVQVIVQPLLLFFVFGKVLDEAGYTRGDFGATLLPGVMALNAVLVSLQNTAMPLIMDFSWSGEIEDRLLAPLPGPLVAAAKLVFGTLCGLFAGLVMAPIGFLVLGTSGWAPTVWPSVLLILALGSATGAAIGLVLGTVIAPDRISVTFALVLAPVTFTGSVQYPWSSLGHVGWFQVISALNPLTYVSEGLRAATLPGHGSIALWTDVLVLLLALLVAAAVGIRGFMSRAIG encoded by the coding sequence GTGACCACGTTGGCGGAGACCGCCGAACCGGACACGAGCCCCGACGCCGGGAGGCGACCGCGGTACGACCTCGGGTCGGTGCTGCGGACCTTCCTCGCGGTCCTGTGGCGCGACGTGTTCACCACGACCCGCCGGCCGACCGCCTTCCTCGTGCAGGTGATCGTCCAACCGCTGCTGCTGTTCTTCGTCTTCGGCAAGGTGCTGGACGAAGCCGGCTACACCAGGGGCGACTTCGGCGCGACGCTGCTTCCCGGTGTGATGGCGCTCAACGCGGTGTTGGTGTCCCTGCAGAACACCGCGATGCCGCTGATCATGGACTTCTCCTGGTCCGGCGAGATCGAGGACCGGCTGCTCGCGCCGTTGCCGGGACCTCTGGTGGCCGCGGCCAAGCTGGTCTTCGGGACGCTCTGCGGCCTGTTCGCCGGGTTGGTCATGGCCCCGATCGGCTTTCTCGTACTCGGCACCTCCGGCTGGGCGCCGACGGTCTGGCCAAGTGTGCTGCTCATCCTCGCACTTGGCTCGGCGACCGGAGCCGCCATCGGGCTGGTGCTGGGCACGGTGATCGCCCCGGACCGCATCAGTGTCACCTTCGCGCTGGTTCTGGCCCCGGTGACGTTCACCGGATCCGTCCAGTACCCGTGGTCGTCCCTCGGCCACGTCGGATGGTTCCAGGTGATCTCCGCGCTCAACCCGCTGACCTACGTCAGCGAGGGGCTGCGGGCCGCGACGCTGCCCGGCCACGGGTCCATCGCCCTGTGGACCGATGTCCTGGTGCTGCTCCTCGCGCTGCTGGTCGCCGCGGCGGTCGGCATCAGGGGGTTCATGTCCCGCGCGATCGGCTGA
- a CDS encoding ABC transporter ATP-binding protein has translation MNHAVTVTDLVKRYHPQAPPAVDGLSFTVAKGEVFGLLGPNGAGKSTTVGVLTTRILPTSGRCLVLGTDVVAHPAAAKRLLAVVPQRQNLDRSLDVRQNLLFHARYHGVRREQRLRRAAELLELMGLTDQAGQRVERLSGGQAQRVVIARALMHAPEVLFLDEPSTGLDPQSRLFLHERIRELRDRGVTVVLTTHDMDEAESLSDRVGIVDHGRLLALDTPRALTAALPGGATITARARVTLGSADTIAAALAELPGAGAVDHDASSGCFRVRTEKDPAALLPDVLRTVVERGEGADLVDLSVERPSLRDVFISLTGRELR, from the coding sequence ATGAACCACGCCGTCACCGTCACCGACCTGGTCAAGCGCTACCACCCGCAGGCGCCGCCCGCCGTCGACGGTCTGAGCTTCACCGTCGCGAAGGGCGAGGTCTTCGGCCTGCTCGGCCCAAACGGGGCGGGAAAGTCCACCACCGTCGGCGTGCTGACCACGCGGATCCTGCCGACCTCGGGCCGCTGCCTGGTCCTCGGCACGGACGTGGTGGCCCACCCCGCCGCGGCGAAACGCCTGCTGGCGGTGGTGCCGCAGCGTCAGAACCTGGACCGCTCACTGGACGTGCGACAGAACCTGCTCTTCCACGCGCGCTACCACGGCGTCCGTCGCGAGCAACGGCTGCGCCGCGCGGCGGAGCTGCTCGAACTGATGGGGCTCACCGACCAGGCCGGCCAGCGGGTCGAGCGGCTCTCCGGCGGCCAGGCCCAGCGGGTCGTGATCGCGCGGGCGCTGATGCACGCCCCCGAGGTGCTGTTCCTGGACGAGCCCTCGACCGGGCTGGACCCGCAGTCGCGGCTCTTCCTGCACGAGCGCATCCGCGAACTGCGCGACCGCGGCGTCACCGTGGTGCTCACGACGCACGACATGGACGAGGCCGAGAGCCTGTCCGACCGCGTCGGCATCGTCGACCACGGCCGGCTGCTGGCGTTGGACACGCCGCGTGCGCTCACCGCGGCACTCCCCGGCGGCGCCACGATCACCGCGCGGGCCCGCGTCACGCTGGGGTCTGCCGACACGATCGCCGCCGCGCTGGCGGAGCTGCCCGGCGCCGGCGCCGTCGACCACGACGCGTCTTCCGGCTGCTTCCGGGTACGCACGGAGAAGGACCCGGCCGCGCTGCTGCCGGATGTGCTGCGCACCGTCGTGGAGCGAGGGGAGGGGGCCGATCTGGTCGACCTGTCGGTCGAGCGGCCGAGCCTGCGGGACGTCTTCATCAGCCTGACCGGAAGGGAACTGCGGTGA